A genomic window from Caldicellulosiruptor kronotskyensis 2002 includes:
- a CDS encoding glycosyltransferase family 4 protein, which yields MRILQLTWEYPPRIVGGISRVVRSISQKLSETDIVYVVTISEDYERIEDHGNLKIFRVPVYPLNSLNFIDWVMTMNMSLAEKAIYISQKEGRFDIIHAHDWLVAFAARIVKYALRIPLVATIHATEHGRNGGIYTDMQRFIHNVEWWLTFEAWKVIVNSEFMKNECERIFSLTPDKCITIPNGIDYDEFANVEFDLEFRRKYAMNSEKIVFFIGRHVYEKGVHILIEAFRKVLDNFYDAKLIIAGSGPMTGELYSKAHFLGLSHKVMFTGFISDEERKKLFKVSDIAVFPSLYEPFGIVALEAMASGCLPVVSDTGGFSEIVKHLHNGLTFFCGNSNSLADMILLALKDEYLRQKLSRQAQSDAKEIYSWDKIVKRLKNVYEMIVTEAKKMEWFSVR from the coding sequence TTGCGGATACTTCAACTTACATGGGAATATCCACCAAGGATTGTTGGTGGCATCTCAAGAGTGGTCAGAAGCATTTCACAGAAGCTATCTGAAACAGACATAGTTTATGTTGTTACCATTTCAGAAGACTACGAAAGAATAGAAGATCATGGGAATCTTAAGATATTTAGAGTTCCAGTGTATCCACTAAATTCCCTTAACTTTATTGACTGGGTCATGACAATGAACATGTCACTTGCTGAAAAAGCCATATATATATCCCAAAAAGAAGGAAGATTTGACATAATCCATGCGCATGACTGGCTTGTAGCATTTGCTGCGCGCATCGTTAAGTACGCTCTTCGAATTCCGTTGGTTGCTACAATTCACGCAACAGAACACGGACGAAACGGCGGTATATACACAGATATGCAGAGGTTTATTCACAATGTTGAGTGGTGGCTGACATTTGAGGCATGGAAAGTAATTGTGAACTCTGAGTTTATGAAGAATGAGTGTGAAAGAATTTTTAGTTTAACACCAGACAAATGCATTACTATTCCAAATGGTATAGATTATGATGAGTTTGCAAATGTAGAGTTTGATTTAGAATTTAGAAGAAAGTATGCAATGAACAGTGAAAAGATAGTCTTTTTCATTGGAAGACATGTTTATGAAAAAGGAGTTCACATCTTGATAGAAGCTTTCAGAAAGGTGCTTGATAATTTTTATGATGCAAAGCTCATAATTGCTGGAAGTGGTCCAATGACAGGTGAACTTTACTCAAAAGCTCACTTTTTAGGGCTTTCACATAAAGTGATGTTTACAGGTTTTATTTCTGATGAAGAAAGGAAAAAACTATTTAAAGTTTCTGATATTGCTGTGTTCCCAAGTCTTTATGAACCTTTTGGAATAGTTGCTTTAGAAGCAATGGCATCAGGATGTTTGCCAGTTGTATCTGATACAGGAGGTTTTTCTGAGATTGTAAAACACCTTCACAACGGACTTACTTTTTTCTGTGGAAATTCAAATTCACTTGCTGATATGATTTTGCTTGCCTTAAAAGATGAGTATCTGCGTCAAAAACTTTCAAGACAGGCACAAAGTGATGCAAAAGAGATTTATTCATGGGACAAAATTGTAAAAAGACTAAAGAACGTATACGAAATGATTGTCACAGAAGCAAAAAAGATGGAATGGTTTTCAGTACGTTAG
- a CDS encoding glycoside hydrolase family 15 protein yields MRKPHVVEAIIGNTKVLGQLDSNGILQRFYWPAVDYYQQLKLFLAAVFLDGLVFFEDESFKIKSGYRDDFAYFFEYKIADKTIFQLDFVDFETDSLVRLWETDFEDFYVFLEPMINSSSLFNAAKVDKENEIIYAYFKGTYIGLAFENKIKSFTVKNGISDANDNQLEGWSEATNPQIAVKLKNTERVVCFLAFGNSKDEIYQKLSYLKQKGYDEIYRQNKAFWEKKFSKVKLICTQDPKDMQLQKRSAYVFYTLQNSKTGGILAASEVDEKFFHCGGYGFVWGRDAAFIVSAMDKLGLSREVEKFFEFKFSCQEKEGFWDQRYYTDGSLAPSWGIQIDETASVVWGFLSYCERQNSLHLIDLYKDKLKKALLFLIAAVDSTKGVVCRSFDLWEEREGIHLYSNASIYAALKKAKKYFPDLESEIEMKLKAIKNQMVTRFYSPKLSRYVRSTDVRISHEEFLKLPEENRYMQKDERYEITYYFKKQDEVVDISMLGIYYPFEMVDSSDKAFKTTILAIKRECQNSIVGGYKRYSDDRYIGGNPWILTTLWLAIYYKKTGQIDRAERLFEWAKAHSLPNGLFPEQVDRLTGKPAWVVPLAWSHAMYVLYLYE; encoded by the coding sequence ATGAGAAAGCCGCACGTAGTAGAAGCTATAATTGGGAATACAAAGGTTTTAGGGCAGCTTGATTCAAATGGCATATTGCAAAGGTTTTATTGGCCTGCAGTAGATTATTATCAGCAGCTAAAACTCTTTTTGGCAGCTGTTTTTTTGGATGGGCTTGTATTTTTCGAGGATGAAAGTTTTAAGATAAAAAGTGGATATAGGGATGATTTTGCATACTTTTTTGAATATAAAATTGCAGACAAAACAATTTTTCAGCTTGATTTTGTTGATTTTGAAACAGACAGCTTGGTTCGTTTATGGGAAACTGACTTTGAAGACTTCTATGTCTTTTTAGAACCCATGATAAATTCTTCAAGTCTTTTTAATGCTGCAAAGGTTGATAAGGAAAATGAAATAATCTATGCATATTTTAAAGGGACATATATAGGTCTTGCTTTTGAGAATAAGATAAAAAGCTTTACAGTAAAAAACGGAATTAGTGATGCAAACGATAATCAATTGGAAGGTTGGAGTGAGGCAACAAACCCTCAGATTGCTGTAAAACTCAAAAATACAGAGAGGGTTGTATGTTTTCTTGCTTTTGGAAACTCAAAAGATGAAATCTATCAAAAGCTTTCTTATTTAAAGCAAAAAGGGTATGACGAAATTTACAGGCAAAACAAAGCCTTTTGGGAAAAGAAATTTTCAAAAGTAAAGCTCATTTGCACACAAGACCCAAAAGATATGCAGCTTCAGAAAAGAAGTGCCTATGTATTTTATACTCTGCAGAACTCCAAAACAGGTGGAATTTTAGCTGCATCAGAGGTTGACGAGAAGTTTTTCCACTGTGGCGGGTATGGTTTTGTGTGGGGAAGAGACGCTGCGTTTATAGTATCTGCAATGGATAAGCTTGGACTCTCAAGGGAGGTTGAAAAATTTTTTGAATTCAAATTTTCTTGTCAGGAAAAGGAAGGATTCTGGGACCAGAGATATTACACAGATGGCAGCTTGGCACCAAGTTGGGGAATTCAGATTGATGAGACTGCTTCTGTTGTATGGGGATTTCTCAGCTACTGCGAAAGACAAAATTCCTTGCATTTGATTGATTTGTATAAAGATAAGCTTAAAAAAGCACTGTTGTTTTTGATAGCTGCAGTGGACAGTACAAAAGGAGTTGTGTGCAGAAGCTTTGACTTGTGGGAAGAAAGAGAAGGAATTCATCTTTACTCAAATGCAAGCATTTATGCTGCGCTGAAAAAAGCCAAAAAATATTTTCCTGATCTTGAAAGCGAAATTGAAATGAAATTAAAAGCAATAAAAAATCAGATGGTAACAAGATTTTACAGTCCTAAACTTTCCCGGTATGTAAGGTCAACAGATGTTAGAATTTCACATGAGGAATTTTTAAAGCTTCCTGAAGAGAACAGGTACATGCAAAAAGATGAGAGATATGAGATAACCTATTATTTCAAAAAGCAAGATGAAGTTGTTGACATTTCAATGCTTGGCATTTATTATCCTTTTGAAATGGTAGATAGCAGCGATAAGGCTTTCAAAACAACCATTTTGGCTATTAAAAGGGAGTGTCAAAATTCAATTGTCGGGGGCTACAAGAGATACTCTGATGACAGATACATTGGTGGAAATCCATGGATACTAACAACACTCTGGCTTGCAATTTACTACAAAAAAACAGGGCAGATTGACAGGGCAGAAAGACTTTTTGAGTGGGCAAAAGCGCACAGTTTGCCAAACGGACTTTTTCCAGAGCAGGTTGACAGGCTTACTGGCAAGCCTGCATGGGTTGTTCCTTTAGCATGGTCTCATGCAATGTATGTGCTGTATCTTTATGAATAA
- a CDS encoding glycoside hydrolase family 2 protein, whose product MRISLDGKWKFREVGQNEYYEASVPGCVQLDLINLGKLPDPFYATNEVLFYDLEEKDFEYVKEFDVDNVDFQVKKLVFEGIDTVSEIYLNDHYLGKTDNMFLKYEFDVSLALKKGKNILKVILLSPIKEAERLKSIYQSNYSYPQRSWIRKSQYSYGWDWGPRILQIGIWKSVYLELHNGLEIQDEFVKVESISDELAIVRVFAKINCFEKPSEVEIEVFDGSFSVKVFPEVYKSKDGYFIDERIEIENPKLWWPNGYGEPSLYEFKITAKTSNEAQEKKVTTGFRTVRVIKEKDEYGESFIFEINGKKIFAKGANWIPADSILPRLKEEDYKELIKMAKDANMNMLRVWGGGIYEYDWFYSECDKNGIMVWQDFMFACAIYPDEFDFFVENFKKEAEYQIKRLRNHPCIVLWCGNNENNWGFVDWWHIGDPEFLGNRIYKKVLPQILSELDPTRPYHISSPYGGEHPNSNTAGDKHTWDIWAGWKDYIYYKHDNARFVSEFGFQAAAHLDTMKKYIPLKDQTIFSKTLRMHEKQEEGLERLIRYMAGSIGLPKDFDSFVYLSQFVQKEAIKTAVEHYRKNKFRTAGALYWQLNDCWPVISWSSIDYLKRRKALYYESKRLFAKFLPVVEYEDGKLKVYIVSDELEPKQGKLNITIWNFDGQKLYEKNLTVEIPENGVIEAFSEKVENLNILKGEWLYIPKHVETAVIGDKIDRGLLESIVFVSLFVDRVEYENYFVFEKPINLELKPCQFEYEIKDDHIIIKPKTPAICLIIEADRDVENNFIFARPEKEYKIRLNSAQVNKVWDLLEMVIR is encoded by the coding sequence GTGCGAATAAGTCTTGACGGAAAATGGAAGTTCAGAGAAGTTGGTCAGAATGAGTACTACGAGGCAAGTGTGCCAGGATGTGTCCAGCTTGATTTGATTAACCTTGGAAAGCTTCCCGATCCTTTTTATGCAACAAACGAGGTTTTATTTTATGACTTAGAAGAGAAAGATTTTGAGTATGTAAAAGAGTTTGATGTTGATAATGTCGATTTTCAGGTCAAAAAGCTTGTGTTCGAAGGAATTGACACGGTATCTGAGATTTATTTAAATGACCATTATTTGGGTAAGACTGACAACATGTTTTTGAAGTATGAATTTGATGTGAGTCTTGCACTTAAAAAAGGGAAAAACATTTTGAAGGTGATCCTTCTTTCACCAATAAAAGAGGCAGAAAGGCTCAAAAGCATTTACCAGTCAAACTACAGCTATCCGCAAAGAAGCTGGATAAGAAAGTCGCAGTATTCGTATGGTTGGGACTGGGGGCCAAGAATTCTCCAGATAGGAATCTGGAAGAGCGTGTATTTAGAGCTTCACAATGGGCTTGAAATTCAAGATGAGTTTGTAAAAGTGGAAAGTATCTCAGATGAGCTTGCCATTGTAAGGGTGTTTGCAAAGATAAACTGTTTTGAAAAACCATCCGAAGTTGAGATAGAGGTATTTGATGGTAGCTTTTCTGTGAAAGTTTTTCCAGAGGTTTATAAATCAAAAGATGGGTATTTTATTGATGAAAGGATTGAGATAGAAAACCCAAAACTTTGGTGGCCAAACGGGTATGGGGAGCCTTCTTTATATGAGTTTAAAATAACTGCAAAGACTTCAAATGAAGCTCAAGAAAAGAAGGTCACAACAGGGTTCAGGACTGTAAGAGTAATAAAAGAAAAGGATGAATATGGCGAAAGTTTTATCTTTGAGATAAATGGCAAGAAGATTTTTGCAAAAGGTGCAAACTGGATACCTGCTGATTCCATCCTGCCAAGGCTAAAAGAAGAAGACTATAAAGAGTTAATTAAAATGGCAAAAGATGCGAACATGAACATGCTGCGAGTCTGGGGCGGCGGAATTTATGAGTATGACTGGTTCTATAGCGAATGTGACAAAAACGGTATAATGGTGTGGCAGGATTTCATGTTTGCATGTGCAATTTATCCTGATGAGTTTGACTTTTTTGTTGAGAATTTCAAAAAAGAAGCTGAGTACCAGATAAAGAGGCTCAGAAACCATCCATGCATTGTGCTGTGGTGTGGGAATAACGAGAACAACTGGGGCTTTGTAGACTGGTGGCACATCGGCGATCCAGAGTTTTTGGGAAATAGAATTTACAAGAAGGTTTTGCCACAGATTCTATCAGAGCTTGACCCAACAAGACCGTACCACATCTCAAGCCCATATGGTGGGGAGCATCCAAATAGCAACACTGCTGGCGACAAACATACATGGGATATCTGGGCTGGCTGGAAAGACTATATTTACTACAAACACGACAATGCAAGGTTTGTGAGCGAGTTTGGTTTTCAGGCAGCAGCACACCTTGATACAATGAAAAAGTACATTCCTCTTAAAGACCAGACAATCTTTTCAAAAACTTTGAGAATGCACGAAAAGCAGGAAGAAGGTTTGGAAAGGCTTATAAGGTATATGGCAGGCTCAATTGGTCTACCAAAAGACTTTGACTCTTTTGTGTATTTGTCACAGTTTGTTCAAAAAGAGGCTATTAAAACCGCTGTTGAACATTATCGTAAAAATAAGTTTAGAACTGCCGGTGCTCTTTACTGGCAACTTAACGATTGCTGGCCTGTTATATCATGGTCATCAATTGATTACTTGAAAAGAAGAAAGGCGCTTTACTATGAATCAAAAAGGTTATTTGCAAAGTTTTTGCCAGTTGTTGAGTATGAGGATGGAAAACTAAAGGTATATATTGTTAGTGATGAGCTAGAGCCAAAACAAGGTAAGCTCAATATTACAATCTGGAACTTTGACGGGCAGAAGTTATACGAGAAAAACCTAACTGTGGAAATTCCTGAAAATGGTGTGATTGAGGCATTTTCTGAAAAAGTAGAAAACTTGAATATTTTGAAGGGTGAGTGGTTATATATACCCAAACATGTTGAAACGGCTGTAATTGGAGATAAGATAGACAGAGGACTTTTGGAAAGCATAGTTTTTGTGAGCCTTTTTGTCGATAGAGTGGAGTACGAAAACTACTTTGTATTTGAAAAGCCAATAAACCTTGAGCTAAAACCCTGCCAGTTTGAGTACGAAATAAAAGATGACCATATTATAATAAAACCCAAAACTCCTGCAATCTGCCTTATAATTGAAGCTGACAGGGATGTAGAGAACAACTTCATTTTTGCAAGACCTGAAAAGGAGTACAAAATCCGCTTAAACAGTGCTCAAGTTAACAAGGTTTGGGATTTGCTTGAGATGGTAATAAGGTAA
- a CDS encoding helix-turn-helix domain-containing protein, whose translation MLSDIAEVCGISPNYFCKIFKEETGKSFVDFLNELRINKAKELLLSTNLKSYEVAEKVGFSDYKYFSMIFKKYTGLSPRKFKEEGQK comes from the coding sequence ATGCTGTCTGACATTGCTGAGGTTTGCGGAATCTCGCCCAATTATTTTTGCAAAATATTTAAAGAAGAAACTGGTAAAAGTTTTGTGGACTTTTTAAATGAACTCAGGATAAACAAAGCAAAAGAGCTTCTTCTTTCTACAAATCTAAAATCTTATGAGGTTGCCGAAAAGGTTGGATTTAGCGACTATAAATATTTTTCGATGATATTTAAAAAATACACAGGCCTATCTCCAAGGAAGTTCAAAGAGGAAGGACAAAAATAA
- a CDS encoding NAD+ synthase: MKVLLCQINPIVGDIEGNTKKIIRIIKSHRDAKILIFPELAICGYPPKDLLFQKDFIEAVDKAIEEIAKEVDDSFVIVGSPTKSHHVSKLFNSAIIFHQGKIEKIIHKTLLPSYDVFDENRYFIPSPAREVVTIEGINFGISICEDIWNINNDENAMYDINVLDELSQKGAKMFINLSASPFHYTKLKTQRLKVLKEAATKYGIPVIYVNQVGGNDELIFDGNSVVVSSNGKVVAKAKEFEEDILEIELEKIDKMPEVEIHEDISWIKKALVLGIRDYFEKTGITKKAVVGLSGGIDSSVVCCLAAEALGPENVLGVAMPSRYSSEHSLKDAKQLAENLGIEFRVYSIEEPFKAYLKMFNGSEIALQDLAEENIQARIRGNILMFISNRENRLVLTTGNKSELAVGYCTLYGDMAGGLAVISDLPKMLVYELARYINREREIIPHNVLVKPPSAELRPNQKDQDTLPPYEVLDPILISYIEDQKSINEIVEMGYPKDLVLKVIKMVERAEYKRKQAAPGLKVTSKAFGFGRRMPIVQRWV; encoded by the coding sequence GTGAAGGTCTTACTTTGCCAGATAAATCCCATTGTTGGAGATATTGAAGGCAATACAAAAAAGATAATAAGAATTATAAAATCGCACAGAGACGCAAAAATTCTTATATTTCCGGAACTTGCAATCTGCGGATATCCTCCAAAAGATCTCTTGTTTCAAAAAGACTTTATAGAAGCTGTTGACAAGGCAATAGAAGAAATTGCAAAAGAAGTGGATGATAGCTTTGTGATTGTAGGTAGCCCAACAAAGAGCCACCATGTTTCAAAGCTTTTCAACAGTGCTATTATTTTCCACCAAGGCAAAATAGAAAAGATTATACACAAAACTCTTTTACCCTCTTATGATGTATTTGATGAAAACAGGTACTTTATCCCAAGCCCTGCAAGAGAGGTTGTGACTATTGAAGGGATAAACTTTGGTATAAGCATATGTGAGGATATCTGGAACATAAACAACGATGAAAATGCAATGTATGACATAAATGTGCTCGATGAGCTTTCTCAAAAGGGTGCAAAGATGTTTATAAACCTTTCTGCATCACCCTTTCACTACACAAAACTTAAAACTCAGAGGTTAAAAGTTCTGAAAGAGGCTGCAACAAAGTATGGCATTCCTGTTATATATGTAAATCAGGTTGGCGGCAACGATGAACTGATATTTGATGGAAACAGCGTTGTTGTTAGTTCAAACGGCAAGGTTGTGGCAAAAGCAAAAGAATTTGAAGAGGACATATTGGAAATTGAGCTTGAAAAGATTGATAAGATGCCTGAAGTTGAAATACATGAAGATATCTCATGGATTAAAAAAGCGCTTGTGCTTGGAATAAGAGATTATTTTGAAAAGACAGGAATAACCAAAAAGGCAGTAGTGGGTCTTTCTGGAGGAATTGACTCATCAGTTGTTTGCTGTTTGGCAGCAGAAGCGCTTGGACCTGAAAATGTGCTTGGTGTTGCCATGCCATCGCGATATTCTTCAGAGCACAGTTTAAAAGATGCAAAGCAGCTTGCAGAAAACCTTGGCATAGAATTTAGGGTTTATTCTATTGAAGAACCATTTAAAGCTTATCTTAAAATGTTTAATGGAAGCGAAATTGCTCTGCAGGACTTGGCAGAGGAAAACATTCAGGCACGAATTCGTGGAAATATCCTCATGTTTATATCAAACAGGGAAAACCGGCTTGTTTTAACAACTGGTAACAAGTCTGAACTTGCAGTTGGATACTGCACGCTTTACGGTGATATGGCAGGCGGGCTTGCGGTTATATCAGATTTGCCCAAAATGCTTGTGTATGAGCTTGCAAGGTATATAAACAGGGAAAGAGAAATAATCCCACACAACGTTTTAGTAAAACCACCATCTGCAGAACTTAGACCAAACCAAAAAGACCAGGATACTCTTCCACCGTATGAAGTGCTTGATCCAATACTTATTTCATATATAGAAGATCAAAAGAGCATAAATGAAATAGTGGAAATGGGATACCCAAAAGATCTTGTGCTCAAAGTAATAAAGATGGTGGAAAGAGCAGAATATAAGCGAAAACAGGCAGCACCAGGCTTGAAAGTAACATCAAAAGCGTTTGGTTTTGGCAGGCGCATGCCAATTGTCCAAAGGTGGGTGTAG
- a CDS encoding SurA N-terminal domain-containing protein — protein sequence MKRKTINILVFVVLIIAIAGGVLLKKTVLSGEDKLSFTVKKTLEIEKSNNSDIIAKVDGIPIYKKDLEIAELYEKVRFDNTVKLGAIAKQNTLVTPYQKTKKELLNELIERKALMESAKKEGYLVSKEEAEAYFNNVKKTIDDVLNGKIKGDIENAKQAKEVLDMYKTQLSENEFNEKVISAYQEILTISKYLNAKVDEYVKEHPNATPDEVKKFINDFKKKVKSNSKIEILNSELQ from the coding sequence ATGAAAAGAAAAACAATCAATATATTGGTATTTGTGGTTTTAATAATAGCAATTGCTGGTGGGGTTCTTCTCAAGAAAACTGTTCTTTCAGGTGAAGACAAATTAAGCTTCACAGTTAAAAAAACATTGGAAATAGAAAAGAGTAATAATAGCGACATTATTGCTAAGGTTGATGGTATTCCTATTTATAAAAAGGATCTTGAAATTGCTGAACTGTATGAAAAGGTTCGATTTGATAATACAGTAAAATTAGGAGCTATAGCTAAACAAAATACCTTAGTTACTCCTTATCAAAAAACCAAAAAAGAACTTCTCAATGAACTCATCGAAAGAAAAGCCTTAATGGAATCTGCAAAGAAAGAAGGATATTTAGTATCAAAGGAAGAAGCTGAAGCCTACTTTAATAATGTGAAAAAAACAATAGATGATGTTTTAAATGGGAAGATAAAAGGTGATATTGAAAATGCTAAGCAAGCTAAAGAAGTGTTAGATATGTACAAAACACAGCTTTCTGAAAATGAATTTAATGAAAAAGTCATCAGTGCTTATCAGGAAATATTAACTATAAGCAAATATTTAAATGCAAAAGTTGATGAATATGTAAAGGAACATCCTAATGCAACACCTGATGAAGTAAAGAAATTTATAAATGATTTTAAAAAGAAAGTTAAATCAAATTCAAAAATTGAAATTTTAAATTCAGAATTGCAGTAA
- a CDS encoding DUF4097 family beta strand repeat-containing protein — MKFKLMTILLTFLLMLVACTPQKTKTKEFSQEGRWRVLDYNGKAFVIDCDSSFIAIRGKKATSDIAIRYIKKVVWTYNESGSNVSELDEKELQKIFDDMDLSIENEVDRVYVKARAYTTSEAVLANKVSNPKREFEFEVFLPQDCKVVVQNNSGSVSVSDIKDGSVYIVNGVGNIAVTNTGAPLDIKNGEGDIKLDYVSGDFLINNGKGNINLKIEKTGSFKVSTTKGNVVAKIDRINGYGNSSFVTVGEGDISFAAGKGVKAKIKILAKGKVKSDFDLTKTGNSYYIDLDSGGNTIEITSLKGFVRIYKNY, encoded by the coding sequence ATGAAGTTTAAATTAATGACCATTTTACTGACATTTCTTTTAATGCTTGTTGCTTGCACACCTCAAAAAACAAAGACAAAAGAGTTTTCACAGGAAGGAAGGTGGAGGGTTTTAGACTATAATGGGAAGGCTTTTGTCATTGACTGTGACAGCTCTTTTATTGCCATCAGGGGGAAGAAGGCTACGTCTGATATTGCTATAAGATATATCAAAAAAGTGGTATGGACATATAATGAAAGTGGCAGCAATGTTAGTGAACTTGATGAGAAGGAACTGCAGAAGATTTTTGATGACATGGATTTGAGCATTGAAAACGAGGTTGACAGAGTATATGTAAAAGCAAGAGCATATACTACTTCTGAGGCAGTTTTAGCTAACAAGGTCTCAAATCCAAAAAGAGAATTTGAGTTTGAGGTTTTTCTTCCGCAGGACTGCAAAGTAGTTGTTCAAAACAATAGTGGAAGTGTAAGTGTCTCGGATATTAAAGACGGTTCTGTTTACATAGTAAATGGAGTGGGGAACATTGCGGTAACAAACACAGGTGCACCGCTTGACATTAAAAATGGTGAAGGTGATATCAAGCTTGACTATGTCAGCGGAGATTTTCTAATTAACAATGGAAAGGGCAATATAAACCTCAAAATCGAAAAAACAGGCAGCTTCAAAGTTTCAACAACAAAAGGGAATGTTGTTGCAAAGATAGATAGAATAAATGGATACGGAAATTCGTCTTTTGTAACTGTAGGTGAAGGTGATATTTCTTTTGCTGCAGGGAAAGGTGTTAAAGCAAAGATTAAGATATTAGCAAAAGGGAAGGTAAAATCTGACTTTGATCTCACAAAAACAGGAAACAGCTACTATATAGACCTTGATTCAGGGGGGAATACTATTGAGATAACAAGCCTGAAAGGTTTTGTGAGAATATATAAAAATTACTGA
- the spoIID gene encoding stage II sporulation protein D — MKKEVSKRRYNFFWLDKTLMLIALVVLLIANIVTKPEQNNSKNMQKEKDKVVQESGIQSTPTLPQNKNQKEDIYINLLRKNKNRIERISLEEYVIGVVAAEMPAEFNLEALKAQAVASRTYAARKIVGKALHKGYEEKKVYLCDDFSHCQAYIDKDEMKRRWDKNFEKYYKKIRMAVEETKGQVLVYKGQVIDSLFHAASGGKTEDAKEVFKEEIPYLKSVVSRGEESCPKFSGEFYFTYNDLLKRLKKYFPGLKVNTQNISSQIKVVERTATQRVKTVKIGNTILSGNQFRSIFGLYSTEFWLYPDKRGLRIQTRGYGHGLGMSQWGANHLARQGKNYKQILLYYYQNVKICRLKYK, encoded by the coding sequence TTGAAAAAAGAGGTGAGTAAAAGAAGGTATAATTTCTTTTGGCTTGACAAAACTTTGATGCTGATTGCTCTTGTTGTGCTTTTGATTGCAAATATTGTTACAAAACCAGAACAAAATAATTCCAAAAATATGCAAAAAGAGAAAGACAAGGTTGTACAAGAAAGTGGTATTCAATCTACACCGACTTTGCCACAGAACAAAAATCAAAAAGAGGATATTTATATAAATCTCCTAAGAAAAAATAAGAACAGAATAGAAAGAATTTCGCTTGAAGAATATGTTATAGGCGTTGTAGCAGCAGAAATGCCTGCCGAGTTTAATTTGGAGGCTTTGAAAGCCCAGGCAGTTGCTTCAAGGACATATGCTGCGCGAAAGATTGTAGGTAAAGCTTTGCACAAAGGATATGAAGAAAAAAAGGTCTATCTTTGCGATGACTTTTCCCACTGCCAGGCATACATTGACAAGGATGAGATGAAGAGAAGGTGGGATAAAAACTTTGAAAAGTACTATAAGAAGATACGCATGGCTGTGGAGGAAACAAAAGGACAAGTGTTAGTTTACAAAGGTCAGGTTATAGATAGTCTGTTTCATGCCGCATCTGGCGGAAAAACTGAGGATGCTAAAGAGGTGTTTAAAGAAGAAATTCCATACTTAAAAAGTGTTGTGAGCCGTGGCGAGGAAAGCTGTCCTAAGTTTTCTGGTGAGTTTTATTTTACCTATAACGATTTGCTAAAAAGATTAAAAAAATATTTTCCCGGATTAAAAGTGAACACACAAAATATATCTTCTCAAATAAAGGTGGTTGAAAGGACAGCCACACAAAGAGTGAAAACTGTAAAAATTGGAAATACAATTTTGAGTGGGAATCAGTTCAGGAGTATCTTTGGACTTTATTCCACAGAGTTTTGGCTTTACCCTGACAAAAGGGGGTTGAGAATCCAAACAAGAGGATATGGGCATGGGCTTGGGATGAGCCAGTGGGGAGCAAACCATCTTGCACGACAGGGAAAAAATTATAAGCAAATTCTTCTTTATTACTATCAAAATGTCAAGATATGTAGGTTAAAATATAAATAG